In Bythopirellula goksoeyrii, a single window of DNA contains:
- a CDS encoding IS110 family transposase, producing MPYSVSTRKRTSRKLNPRKNPSLQKPNGVISPRVQKVGGEKFAIVCIDPAKHRSEWMMADYYGNVLIQPQTLEHQGPFFQAAVARIQQAQAEHDIQDTIVVVERTGNYHLPPKRAFARAGFETRVVHPFATKQYRVPANPGNKTDKTDLHAQHRAAVAGFGLCEYELESPYRELQLRERHRRNLVEKGAGIACQIRDHLHLAMPGFASLFDRLVERQAPLAIASRCDSPAKLLQLGQAGLSKHLRKKNIRHQVRTIDKVLAWAAQAANDPIQDGPLHHAIWTDLYELYQHYHRQIAVLERELAHDLVQTPYIRLLAIPGINVVSAAELAGEMGPMTRYANANAITGRAGLYPSRHQSDQTDHDSGPIIRQANRRLRCVLMRIADNLACHCAYYRGQADMDQTRGVDTRACRVKIAKRFSRLALACVAGDQPMRHPCFRKPDSILEKLREFHYLHQTSLDRVLVDLQTTVEQLPYNTCGHEQQLVAKVLEENTARRKGGVAIGELLPAVLARLELRTTKEHKNGDRS from the coding sequence ATGCCTTACTCAGTTAGTACCAGGAAGCGTACCAGTCGCAAGTTGAACCCGCGTAAGAATCCGTCCTTGCAAAAACCCAATGGCGTGATCAGCCCTCGCGTTCAGAAAGTGGGAGGGGAAAAATTCGCTATCGTGTGTATCGATCCAGCCAAACACCGCAGCGAGTGGATGATGGCCGACTATTATGGGAACGTACTCATCCAGCCGCAAACGTTGGAGCATCAAGGACCGTTCTTTCAAGCGGCGGTGGCACGGATCCAGCAGGCCCAGGCAGAGCATGACATCCAAGACACGATCGTGGTCGTGGAACGCACGGGAAACTACCACCTCCCTCCCAAACGGGCCTTTGCCAGGGCCGGATTCGAAACGCGTGTCGTCCATCCGTTTGCGACGAAGCAATATCGGGTTCCTGCCAATCCGGGCAACAAGACAGATAAAACAGATCTGCATGCCCAACACCGCGCGGCCGTGGCCGGCTTTGGACTCTGCGAGTACGAGCTGGAATCCCCTTATCGAGAACTCCAACTCCGGGAGCGGCATCGCCGCAACCTCGTCGAGAAGGGAGCAGGGATTGCCTGCCAGATTCGTGATCACTTGCATCTGGCAATGCCCGGCTTTGCCAGTCTGTTCGATCGCCTGGTGGAACGCCAGGCGCCACTGGCGATTGCCAGCCGATGCGACTCACCGGCCAAACTGCTCCAACTCGGTCAGGCGGGTCTCAGCAAGCATCTGCGGAAGAAGAACATCCGCCATCAAGTTCGCACCATTGACAAAGTACTCGCCTGGGCGGCCCAGGCGGCAAACGACCCCATCCAAGATGGCCCCCTGCACCATGCGATCTGGACCGATCTGTATGAGCTTTATCAGCATTATCACAGGCAAATCGCTGTCTTGGAGCGAGAACTGGCCCACGACCTGGTACAAACTCCATATATTCGCTTGTTGGCAATTCCTGGCATCAATGTCGTCTCAGCGGCCGAGTTGGCAGGAGAGATGGGGCCGATGACGCGGTATGCCAACGCCAATGCAATCACCGGCCGGGCAGGGCTTTACCCTTCACGCCACCAAAGCGATCAAACCGATCATGACAGTGGACCGATCATCCGCCAGGCCAATCGCCGGCTCAGGTGCGTGCTGATGCGGATCGCAGACAACCTGGCCTGCCACTGCGCTTACTACCGTGGCCAAGCTGACATGGATCAAACGCGCGGCGTGGATACCAGGGCCTGCCGGGTGAAGATTGCCAAGCGATTTAGTCGTTTGGCACTCGCCTGTGTAGCGGGAGACCAGCCGATGCGACATCCTTGCTTTCGCAAGCCCGATTCAATTCTGGAGAAGTTGCGAGAGTTTCATTACCTGCATCAAACTTCCCTGGATCGCGTGTTAGTGGACCTCCAGACAACGGTCGAGCAGTTGCCCTACAATACGTGTGGGCACGAACAGCAACTCGTTGCCAAGGTACTCGAAGAGAATACAGCCCGTCGCAAAGGGGGAGTCGCAATTGGTGAGTTACTCCCGGCAGTCCTGGCCCGCTTGGAGCTCAGAACAACAAAAGAACACAAAAACGGGGATCGGTCCTGA
- a CDS encoding SUMF1/EgtB/PvdO family nonheme iron enzyme: MKITTASTFLSLSFCFAISLHADSFGSGANEFVIEFVTIGDPGNPGDITGFPRLSGMVNHIYRIGKFEISEEMINKANALGGLGLTHDDRGSNKPATSISWFDAARFVNWLNTSTGNTPAYKFDANGNQQLWAVGDVGYDPNNLFRNRNARYFLPSVDEWHKAAYYDPKGEVYYDYATGSDTPPIPVARGTTEGTAVFFQNLSIGPADITQAGGLSVYGTMGQGGNVYEWLENEFGLANTSPSFARMRKGGAWINDFLRLEASTLQRSSPASESSSRGFRVASIPEPSTLVMGALAAGGLLVWRRRN, encoded by the coding sequence ATGAAGATTACCACAGCTTCGACTTTTCTATCGCTATCCTTCTGCTTCGCAATCTCTTTGCACGCCGATTCCTTCGGAAGTGGAGCAAATGAATTCGTTATTGAGTTTGTCACAATCGGTGATCCTGGAAATCCCGGTGATATCACTGGCTTTCCAAGACTATCTGGTATGGTGAACCACATCTATCGCATCGGAAAGTTCGAAATCTCTGAGGAGATGATAAACAAGGCCAACGCCCTAGGTGGCCTTGGCCTCACACATGACGATCGCGGGTCAAATAAACCAGCGACATCGATTAGTTGGTTTGATGCTGCCCGCTTCGTCAACTGGCTGAACACGAGCACCGGCAACACGCCTGCCTACAAGTTCGATGCAAATGGCAATCAGCAACTCTGGGCAGTTGGTGACGTAGGTTACGACCCCAATAATCTATTCCGCAACCGAAATGCCAGATACTTTCTGCCGAGTGTGGATGAGTGGCACAAAGCGGCCTACTACGATCCCAAGGGCGAAGTTTACTACGACTACGCTACGGGCAGCGATACTCCGCCCATTCCCGTTGCTAGGGGCACCACCGAAGGAACTGCCGTGTTCTTTCAAAACTTATCGATAGGTCCTGCTGACATCACGCAAGCGGGAGGACTAAGTGTTTATGGCACAATGGGCCAAGGTGGAAATGTTTACGAATGGCTGGAAAATGAGTTTGGCCTTGCAAATACTTCGCCATCGTTTGCCCGTATGCGGAAAGGAGGGGCTTGGATCAATGATTTCCTTAGGTTAGAAGCATCAACTCTGCAAAGATCATCCCCGGCTAGCGAATCCTCATCTCGTGGTTTCCGTGTTGCAAGTATCCCTGAGCCGAGTACGTTGGTGATGGGGGCTTTGGCAGCAGGAGGATTGTTGGTGTGGAGAAGGCGTAATTAA
- a CDS encoding tRNA (cytidine(34)-2'-O)-methyltransferase, producing the protein MSYEPRFHVVLHQPEIPYNTGSVGRTCVAVAAKLWLVRPLGFRIDDYYLRRAGLDYWQHLEWEVVDDWPQLVANIPESRHWYFSKKATHSYTEVQYQQGDALVFGCESQGLPEEWIHGKSDRCLRIPTRPEVRSLNLSNAAAVASYEALRQWEA; encoded by the coding sequence GTGTCCTACGAACCCAGATTTCACGTCGTCCTCCACCAGCCTGAAATACCCTATAATACTGGTAGCGTGGGACGGACCTGTGTCGCTGTCGCGGCAAAACTCTGGTTGGTGAGGCCCTTGGGCTTTCGAATCGACGACTACTATCTGAGACGGGCTGGACTTGATTACTGGCAGCACCTCGAGTGGGAGGTCGTCGACGATTGGCCGCAACTCGTCGCCAACATCCCGGAATCCCGCCATTGGTATTTCAGCAAGAAAGCCACTCACAGCTACACTGAAGTGCAATATCAGCAAGGAGACGCTTTGGTGTTCGGCTGCGAGTCCCAAGGCCTCCCGGAGGAGTGGATCCACGGAAAGTCAGATCGCTGCCTGAGAATCCCCACCCGTCCCGAAGTACGCAGCCTCAATCTCTCCAACGCCGCCGCAGTTGCCAGCTACGAGGCCCTCCGCCAGTGGGAAGCTTAG
- a CDS encoding Gfo/Idh/MocA family protein, with protein MSLGIAIVGTGMISQFHSRAIAEVRGAKLVACCDRIAERAEAFASEVGCTAYSDLKKMLADPAVDAVSVATPSGAHMEPAVAAAKAGKHVIVEKPLEITLQRCDRIIDACEKSGVKLATIFPSRFHDSSVKMKRAVDEGRFGRLTLGDAYVKWFRTQEYYDSGAWRGTWKLDGGGALMNQAVHTVDLLTWLMGPVTEIQAQIATLAHERIEVEDVATATLKFANGALGVIEASTAVYPGYLKRIELHGDQGTAVLEEEDLKVWDFAKKTRADAAILKAMKESRSTGGGAADPSAIGHHGHAAQFRDFVSAIKEDRSPAVDGPEGRRSVEIVVGIYKAAKSGKTVKLPL; from the coding sequence ATGTCTCTTGGTATCGCCATCGTCGGCACCGGCATGATCAGTCAGTTTCATTCCCGCGCAATCGCTGAAGTCCGAGGCGCAAAACTTGTCGCGTGTTGCGACCGAATAGCTGAGAGAGCCGAGGCATTTGCGAGTGAAGTAGGGTGTACAGCATACAGCGATCTTAAGAAGATGCTCGCCGACCCGGCAGTCGATGCCGTGAGCGTGGCCACGCCCAGTGGGGCCCATATGGAGCCGGCTGTCGCTGCGGCGAAGGCAGGAAAACATGTGATCGTCGAGAAGCCCCTGGAGATAACTCTCCAGCGTTGCGACCGCATTATTGACGCGTGTGAAAAGAGCGGAGTTAAACTGGCAACGATTTTTCCCTCGCGGTTCCATGATTCTTCGGTGAAAATGAAACGTGCTGTGGACGAAGGCAGATTCGGCCGGCTGACGCTAGGCGATGCCTACGTTAAATGGTTTCGTACGCAAGAGTATTACGATAGCGGCGCCTGGCGGGGGACCTGGAAGCTCGACGGCGGCGGGGCGCTAATGAATCAGGCTGTTCATACGGTGGACTTGCTGACTTGGTTGATGGGGCCAGTGACGGAGATTCAAGCCCAGATAGCGACCTTGGCCCACGAGAGAATTGAGGTCGAAGATGTGGCAACAGCCACGCTTAAGTTTGCCAATGGGGCCTTAGGAGTTATCGAGGCCAGCACGGCAGTGTATCCCGGGTATCTAAAACGGATTGAATTGCATGGCGATCAGGGAACCGCTGTGCTTGAGGAAGAAGACCTCAAAGTCTGGGACTTCGCGAAGAAAACTCGTGCAGATGCCGCTATTCTCAAAGCGATGAAGGAGAGTCGTAGTACCGGGGGTGGGGCTGCTGACCCTTCAGCCATTGGACATCATGGCCATGCCGCCCAGTTTCGCGATTTTGTGAGTGCTATCAAAGAGGACCGGTCCCCCGCCGTGGATGGCCCTGAGGGCCGCCGCTCGGTAGAGATCGTTGTTGGAATCTACAAAGCTGCCAAATCAGGCAAGACGGTGAAGCTGCCGTTATAG
- a CDS encoding DUF433 domain-containing protein yields MSIVESPISSDPSVMGGAVVFHGTRVPVQTLLDYLDDGFSIETFIEFFPSVRREDAEQFLRLVGRRDS; encoded by the coding sequence ATGAGCATTGTTGAAAGCCCTATCTCTTCCGACCCTAGCGTCATGGGAGGTGCCGTAGTATTCCATGGCACGCGAGTTCCGGTGCAGACGCTCTTAGATTATCTAGATGACGGATTCTCTATCGAGACATTTATCGAATTCTTTCCCTCAGTGCGCCGCGAGGATGCCGAGCAGTTTCTAAGGCTCGTAGGACGTCGAGATTCTTGA
- a CDS encoding lysophospholipid acyltransferase family protein: protein MSKKLTIDFVLYLVVRLLICAVQALPLSTLKTLSIQLGWLCWHGLKLRRGVVEENLRIAFPDAPQEVRDRIALAMWKHLFLMICEIAHAPRKLHRTNWRQHSSISRMRDIVRHLISERPMVIISGHLGNFELGGYLLALHGFETHTIARPLDNVFLDEFVNRFRGATGQYMLPKHGSGPQITELLQQGGTLVLLGDQFAGKGGCWVEFFGKPASTHKAVAVFSLGSSAPTAVSAALRGENPLEFRMEIAAIADPAAADFQLPTVPLLTDWYTHNLEMMVRQHPDQYWWVHRRWKGDPSDRRRNRKPRVQQQAA from the coding sequence GTGAGTAAAAAGCTGACTATCGATTTTGTCCTCTACCTCGTTGTGCGGCTGTTGATTTGTGCTGTGCAGGCGCTGCCACTGAGCACGTTGAAGACCCTCTCAATTCAATTGGGTTGGCTTTGCTGGCACGGACTGAAGCTGCGTCGTGGAGTCGTCGAAGAGAATCTCCGCATTGCGTTTCCGGACGCCCCTCAAGAAGTGCGAGACCGCATTGCCCTGGCGATGTGGAAACACTTGTTCTTGATGATTTGCGAAATCGCCCATGCGCCTCGCAAGCTTCACCGCACCAATTGGCGACAGCATTCCTCAATTTCGCGCATGCGAGACATCGTTCGCCATCTGATTTCTGAGCGGCCGATGGTGATCATCTCGGGCCATTTGGGGAACTTCGAGTTGGGTGGCTATCTCTTGGCCCTGCATGGTTTCGAGACACACACAATTGCCCGGCCGCTGGATAATGTCTTTCTCGACGAGTTCGTGAATCGGTTCCGCGGAGCGACCGGCCAGTACATGCTTCCCAAGCACGGAAGCGGCCCGCAAATTACCGAACTCCTCCAGCAGGGGGGGACTCTGGTCCTCTTGGGAGACCAGTTTGCTGGCAAAGGGGGGTGTTGGGTTGAATTCTTTGGCAAACCAGCATCGACCCACAAAGCAGTTGCCGTCTTTTCGCTAGGAAGTTCTGCGCCGACGGCCGTCAGTGCTGCCTTGCGCGGGGAGAACCCGCTCGAATTCCGCATGGAAATCGCGGCCATTGCCGATCCGGCAGCCGCTGATTTCCAATTGCCAACAGTGCCTCTGCTGACAGATTGGTACACACACAACCTGGAAATGATGGTTCGCCAGCATCCCGATCAATACTGGTGGGTCCATCGACGCTGGAAGGGGGATCCCTCGGATCGACGGAGAAATCGCAAGCCACGGGTTCAGCAACAAGCAGCCTAG
- a CDS encoding GNAT family N-acetyltransferase, with product MYQLRSFRNTDPPHLAEIWRSQPPQRGVLQPISAPILEFAVFSKAHFDREGLIIATKDGLPVGFVHAGFGPNDDGTGLDTSMGTTHLLMIRSGYEDEALVDALLEASEDYLRSAGATVIYAGGVKPLNSFYLGLYGGSEIPGVLESNRLLRDACLRRNYSECGQISILQCDLVRFRLPVSRKVRQLGRQTRFEETVDPLSCNWWEACVWGSQQRDRFRLYDKSSGKVIASASFWDVQPLSACWGICTAGMFDLQVDLGWRRQGCASYLLGEAFRLLRRRGVATIEAQTMSTNEAALGLYGSLGFTEVDHGFVFRKNAVQFSNSPDSMLSSVVG from the coding sequence GTGTATCAACTTCGGTCCTTTCGCAACACGGATCCTCCCCACTTGGCGGAGATCTGGCGCAGCCAGCCTCCTCAACGGGGTGTTCTGCAACCGATCTCGGCGCCGATCTTGGAGTTTGCCGTTTTTTCGAAGGCCCACTTTGATCGTGAGGGCTTGATCATCGCCACCAAAGACGGGCTTCCCGTCGGTTTTGTTCACGCTGGGTTTGGTCCCAATGATGACGGGACGGGTCTCGATACAAGTATGGGGACCACACATCTCTTGATGATTCGCTCGGGCTACGAAGACGAGGCCCTGGTGGATGCACTCCTGGAAGCCAGCGAGGACTATCTCCGGTCCGCGGGAGCTACGGTCATCTATGCCGGTGGCGTGAAACCGCTCAATTCGTTTTACCTTGGCTTGTACGGTGGCAGCGAAATTCCCGGCGTACTCGAGTCGAACCGACTCTTGCGCGACGCTTGTTTGCGTCGCAATTATTCCGAGTGCGGGCAGATCTCGATTTTGCAGTGTGATTTAGTCCGTTTCCGTCTGCCTGTCTCTCGCAAGGTGCGACAGCTTGGTCGGCAAACGCGATTCGAAGAGACGGTCGATCCTTTGAGTTGCAATTGGTGGGAAGCATGTGTGTGGGGCTCCCAGCAAAGAGACCGCTTCCGCTTGTATGACAAGTCCAGCGGAAAGGTCATTGCCTCGGCCTCCTTCTGGGATGTGCAACCTCTGTCAGCATGTTGGGGCATCTGCACCGCCGGCATGTTCGATCTGCAGGTCGACCTCGGTTGGCGGCGACAAGGTTGCGCGAGTTATCTGCTTGGCGAAGCATTTCGCCTCTTACGCCGGCGGGGAGTAGCCACAATCGAAGCGCAAACGATGTCGACTAATGAGGCGGCCCTCGGTCTTTACGGGAGTCTCGGCTTTACTGAAGTCGATCACGGATTTGTCTTCCGTAAGAATGCCGTACAATTCAGCAACTCCCCAGATTCAATGCTATCATCAGTTGTTGGATAG
- a CDS encoding vanadium-dependent haloperoxidase: MNLTSIARNFMVFVVTALPAHADVVLDWNQVTSDVLVANSSLQNPGMASRTMAMVNLAMYDSLAMMKPGGTMFYDHGNGHVSPGMTASGKAAAAKAAHTVLSAIYPDLQNSLDASLLSSLSNISDGADKSTGIAMGQTIGQSILQRRANDGYNASSQYLPTNAVGHWQPDPLNPGQEAWGPAWGEMKTFSLHSNTQFMPPPMPDLTSQAYADAFNEVKELGSLNSSTRTTEQTNIGLFWAYDRVGMGTPMRLFNKVLRTIAIQQGNSEKENAELFAKASVAMADAGIVAWNSKFEFDLWRPVTGIRQADQDGNPLTEADPNWIPLGAPAGGGNDFTPPFPTYLSGHATFGGALFGTLIEFYGTDNISFELTSEEVPGMTRTFSSLSEAMAENGRSRVYLGIHWNFDDTVGQATGQQIAQFISGSPFIAAVPEPSMAMLSSMAIVFFVASRRRVRLEKSPWA; the protein is encoded by the coding sequence ATGAATCTCACTTCCATTGCACGAAACTTCATGGTTTTCGTTGTTACAGCACTCCCAGCACATGCCGATGTCGTACTGGATTGGAACCAAGTCACCTCCGACGTGCTGGTTGCCAATAGCAGCCTTCAAAACCCTGGGATGGCATCCAGAACGATGGCCATGGTGAATCTTGCCATGTACGATAGCCTCGCGATGATGAAGCCGGGGGGAACGATGTTCTATGACCATGGAAACGGCCACGTTTCTCCGGGCATGACGGCCTCAGGAAAAGCAGCGGCAGCCAAAGCTGCTCATACGGTATTGAGTGCGATCTACCCTGACTTACAGAACTCTCTAGACGCCAGCCTGCTATCGAGCCTTAGCAACATTAGCGACGGTGCAGACAAGTCAACTGGCATCGCTATGGGGCAAACAATCGGACAGTCAATTCTACAACGCCGCGCGAATGACGGTTATAATGCCTCGTCTCAATACTTGCCCACTAATGCAGTGGGGCATTGGCAGCCGGATCCGCTCAATCCGGGGCAGGAGGCTTGGGGGCCTGCCTGGGGAGAAATGAAGACATTCTCTTTGCACTCCAATACTCAGTTTATGCCGCCCCCCATGCCTGATCTTACCAGCCAAGCGTACGCTGATGCTTTCAATGAGGTCAAAGAATTAGGATCGCTCAACAGTAGCACTCGAACTACTGAGCAGACGAACATTGGCCTCTTTTGGGCGTATGACCGGGTTGGCATGGGCACACCGATGCGACTCTTCAACAAAGTGCTTCGCACGATCGCCATCCAACAAGGCAATTCGGAAAAGGAAAACGCAGAACTCTTCGCAAAAGCGAGCGTTGCTATGGCCGATGCCGGAATTGTTGCCTGGAATTCAAAATTTGAATTCGATCTCTGGCGACCAGTTACTGGGATTCGACAGGCGGACCAGGATGGAAACCCACTTACCGAAGCAGATCCTAACTGGATACCGCTCGGGGCTCCAGCGGGAGGTGGCAATGATTTCACGCCCCCCTTCCCAACCTACCTTTCTGGCCACGCTACCTTTGGAGGAGCACTGTTTGGCACCCTGATCGAGTTTTACGGCACCGACAACATCAGCTTCGAACTGACTTCCGAGGAAGTGCCAGGAATGACTCGCACATTTTCATCTCTGAGCGAAGCGATGGCTGAAAATGGTCGTTCTCGTGTCTATCTAGGAATTCACTGGAACTTCGACGATACCGTAGGACAAGCCACGGGGCAACAAATTGCTCAATTCATCAGCGGCAGCCCATTCATTGCGGCTGTCCCAGAGCCTTCCATGGCGATGCTCTCGTCGATGGCAATTGTCTTCTTCGTCGCGTCGCGCCGCAGAGTTCGCTTGGAAAAAAGTCCTTGGGCTTGA
- a CDS encoding aldehyde dehydrogenase family protein, which translates to MATATEKPAKKVARPKVQQTQCFIGGKWLDAASGKTFDTIHPATEEVIAKVAEGDKADIDLAVDAARAQFDGGEWSQMDARERGRLMYKLADLLEAEAEELAALETLDNGKPISDSRAADIPLVIECIRYYAGWADKIQGSTIPINGDFFCYTRREPVGVVGQIIPWNFPALMAAWKWGPALAAGCTIVMKPAEQTPLTCLRMAYLAQKAEIPDGVINVVPGYGPTAGAALVAHPGVDKIAFTGEGTTAKIIQRTALETMKRVTFELGGKSPNVVFADADLDAAINGAHFALYFNQGQCCCAGSRLFVQDKIHDEFVDRLQDMNKSRRVGDPFDPETEQGPQVDQAQFDKILQYVEYGKEDGAKLVNGGSRHGDKGYFIEPTLFTNVKDDMRIAKEEIFGPVLSVLKFSDVDEIAHRANATNFGLAAAVWTRDIGKAHRFANKLRAGTVWVNCYDVFDAAAPFGGFKESGLGRELGEAGLAAYTELKTVTVAMS; encoded by the coding sequence ATGGCTACTGCCACTGAAAAACCGGCGAAGAAAGTTGCGCGTCCTAAAGTACAGCAAACCCAGTGTTTCATCGGGGGTAAATGGCTCGACGCGGCCAGCGGGAAGACTTTTGACACGATCCATCCTGCAACCGAGGAAGTGATAGCCAAGGTTGCCGAGGGGGACAAGGCCGACATTGATCTGGCTGTTGATGCCGCTCGGGCGCAATTTGATGGGGGCGAGTGGTCGCAAATGGATGCCCGCGAGCGGGGTAGACTGATGTACAAGCTGGCCGATCTTCTTGAAGCGGAAGCGGAAGAATTGGCCGCCTTGGAAACACTGGACAATGGTAAGCCAATCAGCGATTCGCGTGCGGCCGACATTCCACTTGTGATCGAATGCATTCGATATTATGCCGGCTGGGCCGACAAGATTCAGGGTTCCACGATCCCCATCAATGGCGACTTCTTTTGCTACACGCGACGAGAGCCTGTTGGAGTCGTAGGGCAGATCATTCCTTGGAATTTTCCTGCCTTGATGGCTGCCTGGAAGTGGGGCCCGGCGCTGGCCGCTGGTTGCACCATCGTGATGAAGCCCGCCGAGCAAACACCGCTTACTTGTTTGCGGATGGCCTACCTGGCACAGAAGGCTGAAATCCCTGATGGGGTAATCAATGTCGTTCCTGGCTATGGTCCAACTGCCGGCGCTGCGTTAGTAGCCCACCCTGGCGTCGATAAGATTGCATTCACAGGGGAGGGAACAACTGCCAAGATCATTCAGCGCACAGCCCTGGAGACGATGAAGCGGGTTACGTTCGAACTAGGTGGCAAAAGCCCCAACGTGGTCTTTGCCGATGCCGACTTGGACGCGGCGATCAACGGTGCCCACTTTGCCCTGTACTTCAACCAGGGGCAATGTTGTTGTGCCGGTAGTCGACTGTTTGTTCAGGACAAGATTCACGATGAATTTGTGGACCGGCTCCAGGATATGAACAAGTCTCGTCGCGTGGGCGACCCATTCGATCCTGAAACAGAGCAAGGTCCACAGGTCGACCAGGCCCAGTTCGACAAGATTCTCCAGTACGTTGAATATGGCAAGGAGGACGGAGCGAAATTAGTCAATGGCGGATCACGGCACGGCGACAAAGGGTACTTCATCGAGCCAACCTTGTTCACGAATGTGAAGGACGACATGCGGATTGCCAAAGAGGAGATCTTTGGTCCCGTCCTCAGCGTGCTGAAATTCAGCGATGTTGACGAGATTGCTCATCGAGCCAACGCCACCAATTTTGGTCTGGCCGCCGCTGTCTGGACTCGCGATATCGGTAAGGCTCACCGTTTTGCCAATAAACTTCGCGCCGGCACGGTCTGGGTAAATTGCTACGACGTGTTCGACGCAGCCGCACCTTTCGGTGGGTTTAAGGAGAGCGGCCTAGGTCGCGAACTGGGCGAAGCCGGTTTGGCTGCTTATACCGAGTTGAAGACTGTGACCGTAGCGATGAGCTGA
- a CDS encoding addiction module protein, whose product MTQVQVDQALLQKLDALPISQKLHVIDKLWEDIEASDEPLPISAEVLGVAKRRLVEMESDPSLCLTSEELWQRVDEARGK is encoded by the coding sequence ATGACACAAGTTCAAGTTGATCAAGCACTACTTCAAAAACTTGATGCATTGCCGATATCTCAAAAACTACATGTCATAGATAAGCTTTGGGAAGATATCGAAGCTTCCGACGAGCCACTGCCTATATCTGCTGAAGTGCTTGGAGTGGCCAAACGCAGATTGGTTGAGATGGAAAGTGATCCTTCCCTATGCTTAACCAGTGAAGAACTCTGGCAACGAGTGGACGAAGCTCGTGGCAAATAA
- a CDS encoding type II toxin-antitoxin system RelE/ParE family toxin — MANKIRFHPGMIDDLTQAIGWYDTKSHRLGDRFRVAVKCSLEEIERSPEANSRVFDDEDIRYRQIRSFPYLVLFRLHPGIIHIGGLVHSASDPKKWHSRMSDI, encoded by the coding sequence GTGGCAAATAAGATTCGTTTCCACCCCGGTATGATCGATGATCTAACTCAGGCCATTGGTTGGTATGATACGAAATCACACAGGCTTGGAGATCGATTTCGGGTGGCAGTAAAATGCTCTCTAGAAGAGATCGAGCGATCGCCCGAAGCCAATTCTCGTGTATTTGATGATGAAGACATTCGCTATCGCCAAATTCGTTCGTTTCCCTATCTCGTGCTGTTCCGTCTTCATCCCGGAATCATACACATAGGCGGTTTAGTTCATTCAGCAAGTGACCCGAAGAAATGGCACAGTCGAATGAGCGACATATAG